A window of Glycine soja cultivar W05 chromosome 2, ASM419377v2, whole genome shotgun sequence genomic DNA:
ACAACAGGTTGCTATACAACTTATAGTTTAGTTCATGAAAATATATcctgtttttattttagtcacTCTAATTTACCCTCTTCTTTTTACCTGACTTCTTAGCCAAGTTAAAAACGACAGATGCTAACACCAAAAGATTGAGTATtgtaaagactaaaatagatatttaagtatttatatTGTTAGTTAAAAAGGTAATAAGGCGTGAGGAACTGTGGCttccaaggttttaaattacaACTGCGGTTgtggtttcattattttctttgatattATGGGAAATTGCGGACAAATGCAGTCACAATTGCAATTGTGTTGTGATCGTGGACACTAGAAAAACTTTGATGTTACGGCTAAAATCTCATCCGTGGACCGTCTTTCAAAATCTTGGCTGCTTCTAATGCTTCCCGATTGCATACGTGTATAAGTGTTGTTGAACTCGTGAGAAAAGCATTTTTTGTTGGTTTTCAATTAAGAAATTTTAGTGATATCTACGCTCTTATAAAATTGGCAAGTAAAACATGGGGCTATAAATTGCAGGTATGACTGTGAAATTAATCCTTGATAGGGAGAGTTGTTCataaaattcttaaagtgaTGATTTAGGAATTGGACCGTACCATTGGCTCTTGGCTTTCTGGAacttgaaaattcttttttcaagTAACTCTTGTTTTGGGCAAAGGAAAGTCTCCTCTGGAATTGTCAAAGTCATGCAATGCGAGTGCATTAGCCTTATGTGTTGTTGGGTGTTAAAGAATTGAAACTTCTCAAGCATTTTTCCTAGTAACTTATGAAATTAGAGTTGGTATTTACTATGAGCTATTGATGCAGaagtaatgaaaatattttaaatcttttttgttGTAACCAAAGGAGAAAGTGGTGTACTATCTTTGTTTTGAGGTGTACTCTAGATTTATTCAGTCAGAAGAGTACTCCTCtatctaaaacaaaaaagaaagtgctgaaatagtaacaaataaaGAGTGAATAAGTGTTAATATGCTTCTATATTTTGTGTCAACTGTCAATTATATCCCccaaatagtaataataaataaagaagaaatgaTTTGTTTAATTCTAACATTGAGGGTCTAACTGAAGGGTTTGAACACGTTGAAACTCTTGATTACTTCATAAAACAACTAGTGATGTTtcctattttttattgtgtagGAAGTGTTAAATCACCCTTGAAATTGTCTGAAGAGGAATGGGATCATGTCTTCAAGACTAACCTAACTGGTTGTTGGTTGGTGTCAAAATATGTATGCAAACGCATGTGTGATATCCAGCTTAAGGGatcaattattaatatttcttcAGTTTCTGGTTTAAATCGGGGGCAATTGCCTGGAGCTGCTGCATATGCATCTTCGAAGGCAGGGGTAAACATGCTGACTAAGGTAATACTACTCGACATGATTTTTCTTAAACCAAACCACATTTTTTAATTCCTTCTtgctttttctttgaatttctcAATAGGTTTACTTGATCATTGCATTATAGCAAAAAGTAAATGGATCAAGATTATGAAACTTGTTTCCTGTGTTGTGATATACAATTACAGAATTTGATTTATCTGATTAATCAGGGTTATATtgaaatacaaaattgtcaAAATTCAGATAAAAGCTAAAGTAGAAGTTAGCTTGGATATATCATACATTCTATCACAACAGATAGCATATGtagtgtttgatttttttttttttgttggtttgttTGTTTAGAATAGGCTTACTATTCAATTGAACGTGGGAGGTGATCTATGCACACTACGAAAAATCCCCTAAGCTTAGCTGAGTGTTCACTTACAAGCAAAATTGTAATCTGCTGACTGAGTTTGCAATATGACTTAATCACTTTGGTTTGATTCAATTTCGTCAAGCAGCTTGGAAATGGCATGCATCAGAAGTTTGCAAAATGCAAGTTTTTAGAAAACACTCAAAAAAGTTTAATGCTACATCATCCCTTAACAACAAGATTTGACAGCAAGGACTAAGTGTTGATGGACTTTTATCAGGGACTAAAAGTAAAAACTCATAAATGTTCAGGGACTAAAAACATActtaaccaaaaacaaaatattaacaaagagaaatcttgagagagagagagagagagagaaacaatgATTGGAATTTGTGTTTAGAAATGTTTAGAAACAGGGTGAGGAAACAGAAGTCCCAAATAgagacaaaatacatgaaaataaaggaGTCCCGAATTTAAAGGGAATTGTGGCAGGACAGGTCTCAGtggatgctctgataccaagtTGAATTTAGAGAGATCATAGagaataaaaagttttttttattcattagaaCATAGTAGTACAAAGATTCTAGATACATTCATTTAAGTAGTTTTTTAATAGACTGGAGACTATATCCTTCTCCTAGGATAATATTAATTGAACTCAACTTCCTAGACACTAATACCCCAAATAAGTACTAAATGCATTTTATCATGtgatacatgaaaatacaatttcCTTTCCCTTGTGCATTAACTATTACTATTTCCAACATTCATCGATGATGCAGTGGTAGTTTCCTTTGCTTTATAATGCATAAAAACTAGGATTCAGGTTGACATAAATAAAGATTAGGCAATCACAGTGTTTTCACCACcatgaaattaaaagaaaatgccGTCTTTACAAGGGAAAATTAATGTCCTTTGACTTCTTGTCTATAATATACTGTGAACATCAAAGATCTCCTCCTCACTAAAGAATAAAGATAAGTCAGGCTGAAGGAAGGAACGTTGGTGGGCCTTCAACAAAGTCAAAGAACACATGGTCAATCCTATAATCATGACCAACCCATGGCTATCCTACAACTGAAACTATACAGTTCAGCATGTGCCATATGTTCAAGACGACAAGGCCTGTTGGGACTCCTAAACTCATTCTGTATGGCCTAGCCATTTTAGATAATTAGGTATGATTacaaatgaatttcaattgggCAGAGAAATGGTTTGCTGCTCGAGTCTccactttattttatattgtgtcAATATGTTAGGAAACAAGTGTGCGAGTTAAGATGCATGCATTGTAGACAAGAAAACATTGATCAACGTATTCAATCcaaaaaaacttcattttaaGTGCTaggtataaatagaaaaaaactgGAATGTAAATGTAAGCAAATCAAAGTACTAAGCTGTGTCATGCTGATTTTAGTCACTACTTGATAATTGTCACAGCTTCACATTTATAGCTCTTGAGTAATTTCTGTCCTAGATATCTGTCACATTCATGAGCATTTCATCACCACAACTTCAATATTGTCACTTACCTGGCATTTTTATGCCATTTGTTACCCGAATCTTGAAAGGGGCTTGGGCACAAATCTTGATTCTTCTCAATGTTCTTGCTCCCTCACGGCAGTGTGGATGGGATACATACAAAAGACATTTTGATGCCTATTGTTAGCAAAGGGGATTGCAGTTGTGAGAGGGgttagtgtttttttaatacCTAGGTGAAGGGTGCCTCTCAATATATAGAATTAGAACCTTGCAGCCCAAGGAAGTTAGCATATTTATAATAAGGCTATCTTTTTTGACGTGATAGAGAAAGTGAGAAAGTGGACTTTTTGTGATCTAATATCCCTTAATTATGGACAAATCCATTCAATTAAGAATTTTGGGGATCTTTCCAGATTATAGTTCCAGAACACCACTAAATATTCATCTGTGCGACTTTAGTGATAATGgcttacttttctttttcttagcaTGTTATTGGTGCAAAGTATTCACCGGTTTTGCTAATGACTAATCTTCATTGGGAATCTGACTGGCTCATCTTTGATGGAGTCTCACCTCCCAGGTTCCAACCATGTTTTTTCTATCCACGAGACTTAAATCTAAGATCTTGTTTAATGAATCTGAGATCAATACCACTTGGACCAACAATATTATAGGTTAATCATTACTTAGTATGATTTTTAAAGCTTATGGATGCTGCAGTTATATCAACGTCATAAATGACTTGTATCACTTTTTTGTTACTTTGTACTCATTTGAAAGCTTGTATTTTGCAGTAGCCTCAATATTGTCGATACATACAATGATAGGGCAGCAGGAGTTAAGCACCatgtctaaattaattttatgggtcctatttcttttaataacaCTGCTTAGACTCTGCAATATTAGTATAAGAACTCACATTCGGAAAGTTGCTAAATTTTGGTTAGCTTTTCATCCACCTGCATAGAGAATTATTCATATTCATATGCATTAAAGGTAAGGAGCTAGGAATAACTACGGAATCTTTTTGCCTACGTAATTAAGCCACTGAATCAAACCTCCTTATTGTTCCCCTTAATAATCCAGTGAGACGGAGGTACGTAATAAACCTTCCCAGTACATCTAAACAAACTTGGTTTTCTCACAATACGATCTATAGTTACGTATGGCATTGTGCTTTAAGGTTGTTATATTCAACAAAATGTTCAATGTGTTCTTTAGATAAAGTCATGCACAAAATTCTAAGCTGGTTACGATTTTACTAATTATTGTTCATGTTGTATAAACAGCATATTGATATCATTATCTGGTGTAATGGTGTTTGACAGGTCATGGCTATGGAATTGGGGATGCACAAAATTAGAGTAAATTCCATATCCCCTGGAATTTTCAAATCTGAAATAACTgaaaatttattacaaaaagATTGGCTGAATGATGTGGTCAGGAAAATAATGCCTTTGAGAAGATTAGGTACTTCAGATCCAGCATTAACATCTCTAGCTCGTTATCTTATTCATGATTCTTCTGAGTACGTCACGGGCAACAATTTTATTGTCGATTATGGAGGCACCTTACCAGGTGTACCAATTTATTCTTCTCTGTAAATTTTGGTACATTATGCACTAACGAAAAGTAATACTATGAATTATTCCATTACATATCTTCAAATTAGACAATATGGAGTTCTGAAGTCTATGTATATGGAGAATTATTGTGAAGTGGCTACCACCTTGATCTTACCATATAATGCTCCAGATGTCCATGTATAAATCATGTGGTCGCGATTGGAGTTTTGATATGTTCATAAACTAGTGTTCTTACCCCTCGATGCGTGGgtcattttatcttt
This region includes:
- the LOC114390987 gene encoding uncharacterized protein LOC114390987, which codes for MNAIAAEQVLEPWHKLDDKVVLVTGASSGLGRDFCIDLAKAGCCVVAAARRLDRLTSLCHEINHRWPSNVGIHRAVAVELDVAADGPAIDRAVQKAWDAFGRVDSLINNAGVRGSVKSPLKLSEEEWDHVFKTNLTGCWLVSKYVCKRMCDIQLKGSIINISSVSGLNRGQLPGAAAYASSKAGVNMLTKVMAMELGMHKIRVNSISPGIFKSEITENLLQKDWLNDVVRKIMPLRRLGTSDPALTSLARYLIHDSSEYVTGNNFIVDYGGTLPGVPIYSSL